The window ATGTGTTTTTTCCATAGTTATACTCTTATATAGTATTAATTTATTTTTTTATGTATTTATTCGGAAAAGGCGTCAGATTAATTTTTCCAAGAAACTTTTCATATTAATTCATTTTTGCATATGCGGAAAATAAAGTCTGACACCTTTTCAATATTTTACTTATGTCGAAATTAAACCAAAAGCATACCTGTAATAGGCGAACCAGGCGCAACCATCGGATATACGCTTTCTTCTCTGTCGACTATAAAATCCATTATTACGGGTTTTTTTATAGACAGCGCCTTTTCTATTACTGGAACTACGTCATCCGGATCTTTAGCCCTTAAACCAACAGCTCCGTATGCTTCGGCAAGTTTTACGAAATCCGGATTAACGTTCATTTCCGAAAATGAATATCTTTTATGATAAAACAGTTCCTGCCACTGTCTTATCATGCCTAGAAAATTATTATTTATTATAGCTATTTTGACCGGCAGATTATACTGCACCGCCGTTGCAAGTTCTTGAATATTCATCTGAATGCTTCCGTCGCCGGCTATATCGAAAACGATTTTATCAGGATGGGCTATCTGCGCGCCGATAGCAGCCGGAAATCCGAAACCCATAGTTCCAAGACCGCCGGATGTCAATAAAGTCCTGGCATTTTTAAATTTATAAAATTGCGCGGTCCACATCTGGCTTTGACCCACTTCCGTAGCTATGATTGCATCTCCTCCGGTAAGTTCATAAATTTTTTCAATTACATACTGAGGCTTAATTACGTCGTTCATTTTATAAGTAAGCGGATGTTCGTATTTCCATGCGTTTATTTCTTCGAGCCAGCCCAATCTTTCATATTTTGCTGCCGATATTTCTTCGTTTCTGCCATGTAAAACTTCAAGAAGGCTGCTTAAAACGGACTTAACGTCGCCCACAACGGGTATTTCTATTTTTACGTTCTTTCCTATAGAAGACGGATCTATGTCTATATGTGCAAACTTAGCATTTTTACCGAATTCTTCTACTTTTCCCGTAACCCTGTCGTCAAATCTAGCTCCTACGGCAACTATAAAATCGGCATTAGATATTGCCATATTTGAGGGATAGGTACCATGCATGCCTAACATGCCGAAAAAAAGAGGATGACATGACGGAAATCCGCCAAGACCCATCAAAGTCGAAGTTATTGGGAGGTCAAGCAATTCAGCCAGTTCAAAAAGTTCCGTGGAAGCATTGGAGCTTATTACCCCGCCTCCTATATACAGCAAAGGTTTTTTGGCTTTTAAAATTTCTGAAGCAAGTTTTGCGATCTGTATATGGTGTCCAAAATAGGTAGGATTATATCCATGCAGTTGAACGGTTTCAGGATAATCAAACTCATACACGCTAGAAGTAATATCTTTAGGTATATCTATTAATACGGGTCCCGGTCTTCCGGTAGAAGCTATATAAAAAGCCTCTTTAATGGTTCTTGCAAGGTCTTTTATATCCTTAACCAAATAATTATGCTTAGTGCACGGTCTGGTTATACCTACGGTATCGGCTTCCTGAAAAGCATCGTTGCCTATAAGATTTGTAGGCACCTGGCCGGTAATAATAACCATAGGCACTGAATCCATATTAGCGGTTGCAATACCGGTTATAGTATTAGTAGCGCCCGGACCTGACGTAACCAAAACTACTCCTACTTTGCCGGATGCCCTGGCATAACCGTCTGCGGCGTGGGCTGCCCCCTGCTCATGTCTTACCAGCACATGCTTAATTTTATCTTTGTAATTTAATAGTTCATCATAAATATTTAAAACTGCGCCGCCTGGATAACCGAATATCGTATCTACGCCTTCATTTATAAGACTTTCGATAATTATCTTTGAACCGGTCATTAAATTTTTCTTTGTATTATTATTTACTTTATGATTCATGGTTATTTCCTTATATTTCTGTTTACTATTGCTCCTTCGTCAGCCGAAGATACTATTTCGGAGTATCTAGATAGATAACCGTAGTCTATTTTTTTAGGTTTTTTTGTAAATTGTTTTTTTCTTTCGATTAATTCGGCTTCTGAAACATCTATGCTCAATTTTCTATTGGGAATATCTATTTCTATTTTATCGCCGTTTTTTACCAAGGCTATAGGTCCTCCTTCTTGAGCCTCCGGAGATACGTGTCCGACGCATGGACCTCTCGTTCCGCCGGAAAATCTGCCGTCGGTAATAAGAGCTACTTTTTCGCCGAGTCCCATTCCGACTATTTGAGAAGTAGGAGCAAGCATTTCACGCATTCCTGGTCCTCCTTTTGGGCCTTCAAATCTTATAACTACGATGTCTCCTTCTTTGACTTTTCCTTTAGAAATATTTTCCATAGCGGATTCTTCGCTGTCGAAAACGACCGCCGTTCCTTTAAACTTCATCATTGAAGAGGTTACGCCGCTGGATTTAATAATAGCTCCGTTAGGCGCTAAATTCCCAAATAAAACGGCTATACCGCCTTCTTTGCGGTAAGGATTATCTGCTTTTCTTATAACTTCGTTATTCACGTAATTAACGTTAGATATTATTTCGCCTATAGATTTGCCGCTTACGTTCATAGATTTAGTGTTTATAAAATCTTTAAGTTCATACAAAAGGGATGGGATGCCTCCTGCAAAATCGAGGTCTTCGAGGAAATATTCTCCTGCAGGCCTTAAACTTGTAAGCTGAGGCGTATTTTTAGAAATTTCGTCGAAAAGCCTCAAGTCAAGTTTAATTCCCGCTTCATTTGCTATGGCAAGAAGGTGAAGCACCGAGTTGGAAGAACCGCCCAGCGCCATATCTACTGCAATAGCATTTTTAAAAGAATCTACAGTTACTATATTTCTCGGCAGGATTTGGTTTCTAATCAAATCGACTACCCTTGCGCCGCTCTCAAAAGCTATCCTTTTTTTGATAGCGGAACCTGCAAGCGCAGTACCGGCGCCAGGCAGGGACATTCCAAGAACTTCGGTCATGCAAGCCATTGTATTAGCCGTGTAAAGACCCTGACATGAACCCTGCCCGGGGCATGCGCACATTTCAAGGTCGTTAAGCTCTTTTTCCGTAATTTCGTTTATTCTGAACTTTGCTACCGCCTCAAAAGTATCGCGGACGAAAGAAAGTCTGTTCCCGTGATAGTGTCCTGAAAGCATTGGGCCTGCGGTAACGACGATAGCCGGAATATTAAGGCGTAAAGACGCCATAAGCATACCCGGCGTTATTTTATCGCAGTTGGTAAGCAGTATAAGTCCGTCAAGACTGTGCGCTTCTGCAATAGTTTCTATCATATCCGCAATAAGTTCCCTTGAAGGAAGCGAATAGTGCATACCCCTGTGCCCCATAGCTACGCCGTCGCAAATACCAGGGATTCCAAATACGAAAGGGCGTCCGCCGTTGCTGTAAACGCCGTTTTCAGCCGCCCTTTCAAGGTCTCTTATTCCTACATGTCCGGGAATTAAATCGGTAAAACTTGACGCTATACCTATGAAAGGTTTTTTCATATCGGATTTAGTCATTCCTGTTGCATATAGCAGTGACCTGTGCGGAGTCCTGTCAATCCCTTCCTTAATATTATCGCTTCTCATAATGTATATCCTTAAGAATTATTTTATTTTTATTTTATATTGATTAATTTTTTATTTATCCTACTCCGGCAATTTTTTCTTTAATAATCTTTTTCATAATATCGTTGCCGTTTAATTTTTTTAACTTTAACTCTTTTATGGTTTTTTGTTCTTCAGGGGTTAAAAAAGGCTTGGTGCTGAATTTATCCAAAGCCTTTCCAATTTCTATATGTTCTTTATAAATCTTCTTGAAATTCTCGTCTTTTTCGGCTAAAATTTCAGCCGTTTTTCTTTCCGTTTCATCCAAAAATTGCATAATAATTACACCTCCTGCGGATTTATTTATATTTATAAAACTATAAAACCTTTAAAAAGGACCGTTGCCGTAAACATAATAAGGAGAAAGCTCTTCGGAGTATTGTTCGTTGAAAATATTATCTCCGTTTATTTTATACCTTTCTATGGTATATTTAGCAGCAAAATAAGGCGTATCTTTAAGGTCTAAAAATAATAAGCCTGAAACCGCTTTTTTTAATTTATCTTCTATAAACGAACAATCGCTTTCATTGTTAAAACCATACGTCAAAAGCGGTTTATCTTCCATAGAGTTTAAAAAAAGGCGTATTTCTTCTAAATTTAAAAGATCGGTTTTAATTTGTCCTTCAAAATATTTAGTCGCCGAAGAAAATTCGGAAACATAGTAACGGTCTTTCGATGCATAGCAAACCGCAATAATTTTTTCTAATCCGGAGTTTTCTTTAGCTGCTCTGTATGCGCAAACAGATAAACTCCCAAGTCCGACTACCGCCGTTTTAAGCACATAAGACAGCGTTTTCGCTATCGTCAAAGAAACCCTGATACCGGTATAAGAACCGGGTCCCAGAATAACGGCTATTCCTTTTAAATCCGTTAATTTTATACCGGCCTTGTATACTATTTCATCTAACTGCTTAAAAATAAGAACGGAATGTTTTTCATGAAAATCCGATATCGATTCTGAAAGAATATTAAAATTTTCATCGGCTGCCAACAGGTTGGAATAACCGTTGGAGCTGTCCATAGATAAAAACATATAAAAATTTAAGTTTTTATAGAGCGTAATATATCGTTGTAAGAAACGAACAGAAGCAGCAATATTAAAAACGCAAAACCTATTTTAACCGCAGTTTCTTGAAACTTAACGCTTAACGGACTTCTCTTTACCATTTCTATTATCGAAAATAACAGATGTCCTCCATCCAACGCGGGAATAGGAAAAAGGTTTACAAGGCCTATATTAACGCTTATGAATGCTACAAAATAAAAGAAATCGGAAATACCTAAACTGGCTGCCCGCCCGGAAAGCTGAGCTATCATTATAGGTCCTCCTAAATCGCTTGCGGGAAGTTTTCCCGTTATCAGATAAAAAAGACTGACTATAGTAATATAAATAATAAACCATATCTCTTTTAATGCCGAATAAAAAGAATCTAGGATACCGGTGTATCTATAAAAAACAGCATTTTTTGAATTTGAAGGGGTTATTCCTATTATATATCTTTTTATTTTTTGCTTATATATATTAAAGCCTGCTATTAACTGCGGTTTAACGGATACGAAAGAATTTATAATTTTACTTCCTATTTTTTCTTCCACTCCAAGCTTTAAAGTTTTTTTTCCGTATTTTTCTATGTTTTCTGCTAAACCTGCCCAAGAATGAACCTTTATTCCGTTAACGCTTGTAATAATTTCGCCTTTTTTAAGTCCTGCCTTTATTGCCGGTTTGCCTTTCAAAAGACCGCCTATAATAGGTTTTAAAACTGGCCTTCCTGACATAAAAATGATAGTAAATATGATAGCCGCTAAAATAAAATTAAAAAACGGTCCGCAAAATATTATAAGAAACTTTTTATACGGCGACAGATTACTGTATGAACGTTCTCTGTCTTCGGGAGGCAATTCCTCGGACGGGTCTTCTCCTGTAAGTTTAACGTATCCGCCGAGAGGAAGCGCCGAAACAAGGTATTCCGTTTCTCCTAACTGCCTGCCGAAAATTTTAGGCCCAAAACCCAAGGAAAACTTCTCGACTTTTACGCCTAATTTTTTCGCTACTATAAAGTGTCCAAACTCGTGGATAAGAACTATAATGCTTATTACTATTAAAAATGCCAATATATCTAACGCTATGCTATCAAACATGTTTTATTTTTATTATATGGTTTATTTAAAATTATTTAAATTTTTAAAAAATTTAACATTTTCATAAATTTTATTATATTTTTTTTTCATCAAAAATGCAATTTTTTAATTTTTCCTAAAATTGCCAATAGAAAATTATTTTTCTGGATTCCCGCCTGCGCGGGAATGACAATTAAGGAATTTAACTTTTCACCTAACAGGTGTCATTCCTGCGTAAGCAGATATAAGCGCACGCCGTTTATGCAGAATTTATAATATACCGAAACAGTTTTAAATATTTCTATCGGCAATTTTGGGTTTTTCCTAAATTTGCCAATAAGAAAAAGGTGTTAGAAAAAGGTGTCAGATTTTATTTTCCGCTTTTAAGAAGTCAATTAACACATAAAGTTCATTGCGGAAAATTAATCTGACACCTTTTTCTTTTGTTTTTTTACCTTCTTAAAGTTATACCGAAACGGTTATTAAGTTCTTTAATCAAGCCGTCTCTTAATTCATTGACTTCATCCATAGTAAGCGTTCTATCGTCGGCAATAGCGTCGTATCTTATAAGAAAAGATATTTTGCCTTCATCTATCTGTTTGCCGGTATAAACATCTTCAAGCCTGACGTTTTTAATTAATGCCGAATATCCTTTAATGACTTTTTCTATAGAAGCATACTGAATGTTTTTATCGCATACTATAGAAATATCCTGTTCAATTTCAGGATATCTGTTAGGCGGTATGAAAGTTTTTTTATTCGAGATATATTCTTTAATATGGTCTAAATCAAACTCGAATGCAAAAACCTTGCTTTCTATTTTAAATTCGTCTAATATTTCTTTCTTAATTTCGCCGAAAATTCCGACTTTAGCTTTGCCGGCGGTAATTTCCAAAGATGCATTTTCGTTATAAAAACTTGCATCCTGTGTTTTATCGAACGAAAATTTTTTTATTCCGGATTCTTTAAGTAAAAATTCGACGACGCCTTTTCCTGTATAAAATTCAGTATCGCGGCTCGAACTCTTAATGCCGGTACAGAAGCATCCGCATAAAACGTTTTTTTCGTTAACCGGCATACCGTCGGTATTTTCTCCTATATAAGCTTTTCCTATTTCAAAAATTTTAATATTTTTATATTTTCTGTAATTTTGCTGAACCGACCTTAAAATATCGGGTATAAGATTTATCCTGAAAAAAGCATAATCTGCGGAAATATAATTTTTAAGCTCTAAAACCGAATTTCTGCCTATGGAAGAATTCGTAACCGATATATTTATTTCTTTTTCGCCGGTAAGAGACGGCGAAATTATCTCGGTAAATCCGGCATATCTTAATAAATTTCTGTAAAGCCTGTATGTTTCGAAATTTGCGTTTTTTAACGGAGGAGCAAGTAAGCCCAAAGGCATAG is drawn from Candidatus Acidulodesulfobacterium acidiphilum and contains these coding sequences:
- the ilvB gene encoding biosynthetic-type acetolactate synthase large subunit; the protein is MTGSKIIIESLINEGVDTIFGYPGGAVLNIYDELLNYKDKIKHVLVRHEQGAAHAADGYARASGKVGVVLVTSGPGATNTITGIATANMDSVPMVIITGQVPTNLIGNDAFQEADTVGITRPCTKHNYLVKDIKDLARTIKEAFYIASTGRPGPVLIDIPKDITSSVYEFDYPETVQLHGYNPTYFGHHIQIAKLASEILKAKKPLLYIGGGVISSNASTELFELAELLDLPITSTLMGLGGFPSCHPLFFGMLGMHGTYPSNMAISNADFIVAVGARFDDRVTGKVEEFGKNAKFAHIDIDPSSIGKNVKIEIPVVGDVKSVLSSLLEVLHGRNEEISAAKYERLGWLEEINAWKYEHPLTYKMNDVIKPQYVIEKIYELTGGDAIIATEVGQSQMWTAQFYKFKNARTLLTSGGLGTMGFGFPAAIGAQIAHPDKIVFDIAGDGSIQMNIQELATAVQYNLPVKIAIINNNFLGMIRQWQELFYHKRYSFSEMNVNPDFVKLAEAYGAVGLRAKDPDDVVPVIEKALSIKKPVIMDFIVDREESVYPMVAPGSPITGMLLV
- the ilvD gene encoding dihydroxy-acid dehydratase, translating into MRSDNIKEGIDRTPHRSLLYATGMTKSDMKKPFIGIASSFTDLIPGHVGIRDLERAAENGVYSNGGRPFVFGIPGICDGVAMGHRGMHYSLPSRELIADMIETIAEAHSLDGLILLTNCDKITPGMLMASLRLNIPAIVVTAGPMLSGHYHGNRLSFVRDTFEAVAKFRINEITEKELNDLEMCACPGQGSCQGLYTANTMACMTEVLGMSLPGAGTALAGSAIKKRIAFESGARVVDLIRNQILPRNIVTVDSFKNAIAVDMALGGSSNSVLHLLAIANEAGIKLDLRLFDEISKNTPQLTSLRPAGEYFLEDLDFAGGIPSLLYELKDFINTKSMNVSGKSIGEIISNVNYVNNEVIRKADNPYRKEGGIAVLFGNLAPNGAIIKSSGVTSSMMKFKGTAVVFDSEESAMENISKGKVKEGDIVVIRFEGPKGGPGMREMLAPTSQIVGMGLGEKVALITDGRFSGGTRGPCVGHVSPEAQEGGPIALVKNGDKIEIDIPNRKLSIDVSEAELIERKKQFTKKPKKIDYGYLSRYSEIVSSADEGAIVNRNIRK
- the rseP gene encoding RIP metalloprotease RseP, which translates into the protein MFDSIALDILAFLIVISIIVLIHEFGHFIVAKKLGVKVEKFSLGFGPKIFGRQLGETEYLVSALPLGGYVKLTGEDPSEELPPEDRERSYSNLSPYKKFLIIFCGPFFNFILAAIIFTIIFMSGRPVLKPIIGGLLKGKPAIKAGLKKGEIITSVNGIKVHSWAGLAENIEKYGKKTLKLGVEEKIGSKIINSFVSVKPQLIAGFNIYKQKIKRYIIGITPSNSKNAVFYRYTGILDSFYSALKEIWFIIYITIVSLFYLITGKLPASDLGGPIMIAQLSGRAASLGISDFFYFVAFISVNIGLVNLFPIPALDGGHLLFSIIEMVKRSPLSVKFQETAVKIGFAFLILLLLFVSYNDILRSIKT
- the tsaB gene encoding tRNA (adenosine(37)-N6)-threonylcarbamoyltransferase complex dimerization subunit type 1 TsaB; translation: MFLSMDSSNGYSNLLAADENFNILSESISDFHEKHSVLIFKQLDEIVYKAGIKLTDLKGIAVILGPGSYTGIRVSLTIAKTLSYVLKTAVVGLGSLSVCAYRAAKENSGLEKIIAVCYASKDRYYVSEFSSATKYFEGQIKTDLLNLEEIRLFLNSMEDKPLLTYGFNNESDCSFIEDKLKKAVSGLLFLDLKDTPYFAAKYTIERYKINGDNIFNEQYSEELSPYYVYGNGPF
- a CDS encoding DUF465 domain-containing protein — its product is MDETERKTAEILAEKDENFKKIYKEHIEIGKALDKFSTKPFLTPEEQKTIKELKLKKLNGNDIMKKIIKEKIAGVG